The genomic segment TTTTTGAGCCCCTTTTTGTGGGTTTCTTTGAGATGACATTTGAGTCGTCGGATTGAATTCATTGTTGGAGAGTTTGATCCTGGCTCAGGACGAACGCTGGCGGCGTGCTTAACACATGCAAGTCGAACGCTGAAGCCCAGCTTGCTGGGTGGATGAGTGGCGAACGGGTGAGTAACACGTGGGTAATCTGCCCTGTACTCTGGGATAAGCCTGGGAAACTGGGTCTAATACCGGATAGGACACACTGCCGCATGGTGGTGTGTGGAAAGCTCCGGCGGTACNNNNNNNNNNNNNNNNNNNNNNNNNNNNNNNNNNNNNNNNNNNNNNNNNNNNNNNNNNNNNNNNNNNNNNNNNNNNNNNNNNNNNNNNNNNNNNNNNNNNGAAATGCATTTAGGTGCAGCGTCACGTGTTTTCACATCTGGGGTAGAGCTACTGGATGGCCTAGGGGGCTTACCGGCTTACCGAAGTCAACCAAACTCCGAATACAGGTGTGTGAGAGCGTGGCAGTGAGACGGCGGGGGGATAAGCTTCGTCGTCGAGAGGGAAACAGCCCAGAACACCAGCTAAGGCCCCTAAGTGTGTGCTGAGTGGAAGGATGTGGAGTCGCTGAGACAACCAGGAGTTGGCTTGAAGCAGCCATCCTTGAAGAGTGCGTAATAGCTCACTGGTCAAGTGGTTCTGCGCCGACAATGTAGCGGGGCTAAGCACACCGCCGAAGCTGTGTCATTCACACTTGTGATCGGCCCATACTCTTTGGGTGTGGGTCCAGTCGTGTGGATGGGTAGGGGAGCGTCCTGCATCCAGGGAAGCAGCCGGGTGACCGAGTTGTGGAGGGTGTGGGAGTGAGAATGCAGGCATGAGTAGCGAATGCAGAGTGAGAATCTCTGCCGCCGGATGACCAAGGGTTCCTGGGCCAGGTTGTTCCGCCCAGGGTAAGTCGGGACCTAAGGCGAGGCCGACAGGCGTAGTCGATGGACAACGGGTTGATATTCCCGTACCCGCGTGTGTGCGTCCCTGGCGAGGCAGGTGAGACTAACCACCCGCCCTGCGCGTTGCTCCTTCGGGAGTGTGTGTGGGGTGCGTGGGACCTGATCTTGTAGTAGCCAAGCGATGGGGTGACGCAGGAAGGTAGCCCCGCCAGTCAGTGGTGATACTGGTGTAAGCGTGTGGCCCGCCCGATAGGCAAATCCGTCGGGCTGATCTTCGAGATCGAGGGTGAGGCGTGATGCATAGCCGTTGTGGCGAAGTAGGGTGATCCTCTGCTGCCGAGAAAAGCCTCTAGCGAGTGCGCGCGTGGCCCGTACCCCAAACCGACACAGGTGGTCAGGTAGAGAATACCAAGGCGATCGGGTGAACTGTGGTTAAGGAACTCGGCAAATTGCCCCCGTAACTTCGGGAGAAGGGGGGCCAATGCACCTGAAGCTCTTTGCGGGCTAGGGTGGGTTGGCCGCAGAGACCAGCGGAAAGCGACTGTTTATTAAAAACACAGGTCCATGCGAAGACGTAAGTCGATGTATATGGACTGACGCCTGCCCGGTGCTGGAACGTTAAGAGGACCGGTTAACCCCTTTCGGGGGGTGAAGCTGAGAATTTAAGCGCCAGTAAACGGCGGTGGTAACTATAACCATCCTAAGGTAGCGAAATTCCTTGTCGGGTAAGTTCCGACCTGCACGAATGGCGTAACGACTTTCCGGCTGTCTCAACCACAGGCCCGGCGAAATTGCACTACGAGTAAAGATGCTCGTTTCGCGCGGCAGGACGGAAAGACCCCGGGACCTTTACTATAGCTTGGTATTGGTTTTCGGTTCGGCTTGTGTAGGATAGGTGGGAGACTGTGAAGCGGCCACGCCAGTGGTCGTGGAGTCGTCGTTGAAATACCACTCTGGCCGGATTGGGAATCTAACCTCGGACCGTGAGCCGGTTCAGGGACAGTGCCTGGTGGGTAGTTTAACTGGGGCGGTTGCCTCCTAAAGAGTAACGGAGGCGCCCAAAGGTTCCCTCAGCCTGGTTGGCAATCAGGTGTTGAGTGTAAGTGCACAAGGGAGCTTGACTGTGAGACCGACAGGTCGAGCAGGTACGAAAGTAGGGACTAGTGATCCGGCACCTCCTGGTGGAAGGGGTGTCGCTCAACGGATAAAAGGTACCCCGGGGATAACAGGCTGATCTTGCCCAAGAGTCCATATCGACGGCATGGTTTGGCACCTCGATGTCGGCTCGTCGCATCCTGGGGCCGGAGTAGGTCCCAAGGGTTGGGCTGTTCGCCCATTAAAGCGGCACGCGAGCTGGGTTTAGAACGTCGTGAGACAGTTCGGTCCCTATCCGCCGCGCGCGTTGGAGACTTGAGGAAGGCTGTCCCTAGTACGAGAGGACCGGGACGGACGAACCTCTGGTATGCCAGTTGTCACGCCAGTGGCATGGCTGGTTAGCTACGTTCGGAAGGGATAACCGCTGAAGGCATCTAAGCGGGAAGCCTGTTCCAAGATGAGGTCTCCCACCACCTTTGAGTGGGTAAGGCCCCCTAGAGACGATGGGGTTGATAGGCCAGACATGGAAGCGCAGTAATGTGTTTTTGAGTGGACTGGTACTAATCGGCCGAGGGCTTGACCTACAAAGATGCTACGCACCCACTCTGCAACTCTGAAACACCACACCCCGGAAACATGATCCTGGGTTGTTTCACAGTGTTTCGGTGGTTATAGCGGTGGGGACACGCCCGGTCCCATTCCGAACCCGGAAGCTAAGCCCACCAGCGCCGATGGTACTGCACTCGAAGGAGTGTGGGAGAGTAGGACACCGCCGAACAAAACTTGATAGAGAGGGAAAAAGGGGTCCTGGGAGGGCCGGTCGGTCGAGACACTGTTGTTGTCTCCCACCACACCCCCCACGACCCCTTTTCCCATTTGTGGGCCATTGCCGGGTCAGGACATCAGGCCCGCGGCTACCGTGGCGCCCAATTCCCAGCAGGATTCCAGGTCGTCCTTGCTTGGCGCACCGTGCACCACGACCGGTGCGGCGGCGCGGACCCAGCCCAAGCCCGTCGTGACGGTGTCGAGAGATTTCGTGGCGCCCTCCGTGCCCTGATTGCCGTGCACGTAGTAGCCGAAAGGCCGCTTGGTGGTCGAGTCGAGGCACGGGTAGTAGATCGTGTCGAAGAAGTGCTTCAACGCGCCGGACATGTAGCCCAGATTGGCTGGTGTGCCCAGCAGATAGGCGTCGGCGGCGAGCACGTCCGACGCCGTCGCGGACAACGCCGGCTCGCGGACGACCTCGACGCCGGTGATCTCGGGGTCGGTGGCGCCGGAGACGACGGCATCGAGCATGGCCGCGAGATGCGGGGACGGCGTGTGATGGACGATCAACAACCTGGCCACGGTAGTCGAGCGTGCCTGGCTGATTGTGGCGCCGCAAGCGCAGTGCTGTGGAGGTCACCGGACCATCACCGGTGTCCTCCACAGCGCGCTGGACAGAGCCGCTAGGACGAGAGCAGCGCGGCGACGTCCTCACGCAGCGCCGTGAGCTTCTCCATCGCGGCGTCCCGGGCGGTGGCGAGTCCTTCCGGACCCGGTGCCGGCGCGGTGACCTCCAGGTACGCCTTCACCTTCGGCTCCGTTCCGGACAACCTCACGATGACGCGGATCTGGTCGCCGGTGAGTTTCAGGGCGTCGGCTTCCCGCAGTTCCTCCGTCGTGACGGGTACGCCGGCGAGCGTGGTCGGCGGCGTGGTGCGCACCCGCTCCATCACCGCCGCGCGCTCGGCGAGGTCGGCGAACCGCGGCGCCACCTGGCCGGTCACGGAGACACCGTGCGTCGCCATGAGTTCGTCGAGCAGATCGAGCAGAGTACGGCCCTGGCTCTTGGCCTCGGCCGCGACATCGGCGGCGAAGACGGCGGCCGCGATACCGTCCTTGTCCTTCACGAAGTCCGGGTTGACGCAGAGCCCCAGCGCTTCCTCGTAGGCGTAGACGAGACCGTCGCCCGCCCGCATCAACCACTTGAACCCCGTCAGCGTGCGCGCGTGACGGGCGCCCCTCGCACGGGCGACCTCGGCGAGGAGAGACGACGACACGATCGTCGTGGCGACCAGCGGATCGCCATCGTCGGTGCGGGCCAGGAGCCGATCGCCGAGCAACACGCCGGCCTCGTCGCCCGTCACCATGCGCCACGAACCGTCCCGCTCCCGAGCGCCGACGGCGCAGCGGTCGGCGTCCGGATCGAGGGCGACAGCGAGGTCGGCGTCGATGTCCTCGGCCAGGTGCAACAGCAGGTCCGTGGCACCCGGTTCCTCGGGGTTGGGGAACGCCACGGTCGGAAAGCCGGGATCGGGCTCGGCCTGCGCTTCGACGAGGTGCACGTCGGAGAATCCCGCTCGGCGCAGCGCCTCGACGACGACGGGCCCCCCGACACCGTGCAAAGGTGTGACGGCGACCCGCAGCTCCTTCGCACCACTCGTGGCGAGCGTGGCGACGCGGTCCAGGTAGCCGTCGAGGACCTCGTCGTCGAGAGTGCGCGCACCCCGGCCACGCGGCACCGCGACCGCTGCGGGAGCCGACGCGATCTCCGCCTCGATCTCGGAGTCGGCCGGGGGGATGATCTGAATACCGGTGTGGTCGAACACCTTGTAGCCGTTGTCGGCCGGAGGGTTGTGCGACGCGGTGATCTGGATGCCGGCGCAGGCACCGAGACTCAGCGTGGCGTAGGCCAGCACCGGAGTGGGCAGCGGGCGCGGCAACACCCGCACGTCGAATCCGGCGGCGTCGAGGACCTCCGCCGCGGCCTCGGCGAACCGTTCGGACCCGTGGCGGGCGTCGCGGCCCACCACGACCGTGCCCCCGGGACTGCGTTTCGCCAGCCAGGCCGCGAGACCTGCCGTGGTACGGACGACGACCGCGGTGTTCATGCCGTTCGGTCCCGCTCGCACCGGGCCGCGGATTCCCGCGGTGCCGAAGGTGAGCGTGCCGGACATGCGATCGTCCAGTTCGGAGGTGGCGTCGGGATCTCCCGCCATCGCGCGTGCGAGCAGGTTCTGCAGCTCGGCACGCGAGTCGTCGTCGACGTCGTCGGCGATCCAGCGGAATGTCATGTCCCGGAGCTCGGGTGTGAGCCGGGGCGGTTTCTGCTGCATCACGTCATAGTGGCAAGGAGAGCGGCCCGGGGATCCAGCGACCCCCGGGCACGATCATCCGCGCCGTTCCCCGGCGAGTGCACAATGCAGTATTCATTGTGCAGAAATTGACAGCCATCTGGGGAAACAGCGCACTTCTTGTCATATTCCGCCAAGTGTTGCCGACCGTGGACAGTCTTGTTCGTGGACTGCACACGATCGGGTTATTGTCCAACCGTCAATCATTCGACAGATTTTCTGTCGGAGCGGGAATCGCCGCTCGAACTCACTACTCCAGGGACAGCAGGGCACTGCCGCCTGCGTGAAAGGACGAACGATGCTGCAACCGACGGAATTGTCGTGTTTCACCGACGTGCCGATCACGACGGGAGCCACGACCGGGAAATAACCTCGACTCAGGCGCGCGTGGCCAGTTCCCGCAGGAGTGTTCCCATTCGGGTCGCCGACGCCCGGCCGGCCTCGAGGACTTCCTCGTGGTTCAGCGGCTCGCCCGTGATGCCCGCGGCGAGGTTGGTGACCAGCGACAGCCCGAAGACCTCGACACCTTCGGCGCGGGCGGCGATGGCTTCGAGCACCGTCGACATGCCCACGAGATCGGCGCCGAGCGTGCGGAGCATGCGGATCTCCGCGGGAGTCTCGTAGTGCGGACCCGGCAGACCCGCGTACACGCCCTCGGCCAGGGTCGGGTCGATCTCCTTGGCCACCGCGCGCAGGCGGTGCGAGTACAGGTCGACCAGGTCGACGAAGTTCGCTCCCGTGATCGGTGAGGTCGCGGTCAGGTTGAGGTGGTCGGAGATGACGACCGGCTGGCCGACCTGGAAGCCGTCGCGCAACCCGCCGGCGGCGTTGGTCAGCAACACGGTGCGCACCCCCGCCGCGGCAGCCGTGCGCACGCTGTGGACGACGCGGGCCACGCCCTTGCCCTCGTAGAGGTGGGTCCGGCCGAGAAGGACGAGGACCCGCTTGTCGCCGATCGTGACGGCGCGCGCCGTGCTGCCGTGTCCGACCGCGCGGGGCTTCTCGAACCCGGGCAGTTCGCCGAGCGGGATCTCCGCCTCCGGCTCGCCGATCACGTCGGCGGCGGGGCGCCAACCCGAGCCGAGGACGACGGCGACGTCGAAGGCGTCGACACCTGCGCGGTCGGTCAGGACGGATGCCGTGGCGGCGGCGAGATCACGGGGTTGCGTGTCGCTGCTGGAGTTCACGATCGTGCAGCTTAGGGCCTGCTGAACGCCTCCTGGTCAACCGGATGAGCAGGGGGCGAGGAAGGCACGCTCGCCGTGGGCCGGAGGGCTCGGACGGTGCCCAGCGCGGTGGCGATGACGAGCCCGCCGAGTGCTGTGAGGGTCAGGCCGTCCGGCGCGATCAGGGGCTGGCCACGCAGCGCCTGCCAGGTGACCAACGCCAGTGCACCCGCGTAGGCGAGCCCCGCCACGATCACCAGTCGCCCCCGCACCGCGTCGTCGCGCAGGCGTGCGTACCGGCGGGACAGCAGGACGAGGATCACGACGACCAGCGGGAGCGCCTGGAGCGCGTGCATGCCGACGAAGTGCGGGATGCGAAGGTCGCCGCCGACCGTGCTCCACCCGGTGAGGGGCAGGCCCGGGCCGCCGTCGGGAACGCCGACGCTGTGCGCGCCGATGAGTCCGTCGAAGGCGTCGGTGCCCAGAGTCGCGGCCTGATGCGGGGTGGGAACGACCATGAGCCCACCGAGGGCCAGCCCGATCAGGGACAGGACCGCGCCGAACCGCACGCCCCACCGGTTCGCCGCGTCGTCGATCCGGGTGCGGAGGAGGAACAGCGTCAGCACCAGCGTGCCCGTCCACAGTGCGGTGATGGAGACGCCCATGACGCTGAACAATGCTTCGTCCAGTGGGGTGGCGACGTTGAAGTGGCTGCGGGTGCCGCGGGCGGCCTGCAGCGTGATGACCGCGTACTCGACGAGGATCACGACCACGACGAGTGTCGAGATGGTGTGGACCAGGCGCCGGCGAGTGCGCAGGAGCGACACGAGCCAGGCCCAGCTGAAGGCGTAGACCGTGAAGGAGACGGCGAACTTGAACGGTTTGAGCCAGGCCGGTGCGCCCGCGACGAGCCGGTCGTCCACCAGGAGGCCGACGGCCGAGGCGACACTCATCACGAGCATCAGGCCGGCGCACGCGAGCATCGGGCGGTGCCAGGTGTGGTCAGGTCTCATGGTCCCACCAGTTTCAGATAGTAGATAGCGTCACTTTCCATCATGGGAAGTTAAACTATCCATACGAGGATGTCCACGGAGAAGGTGACAACGCATGCGAATGGCCGAGCTCAGCAGCACGACGGGGGTCCCGGTCGCGACCGTCAAGTACTACCTACGCGAGGGACTGCTGCATCCCGGCGAGCGCACGAGCCCCAACCAGGCGCGCTACGACGACAGCCACGTCCGA from the Saccharomonospora azurea NA-128 genome contains:
- a CDS encoding flavodoxin family protein codes for the protein MARLLIVHHTPSPHLAAMLDAVVSGATDPEITGVEVVREPALSATASDVLAADAYLLGTPANLGYMSGALKHFFDTIYYPCLDSTTKRPFGYYVHGNQGTEGATKSLDTVTTGLGWVRAAAPVVVHGAPSKDDLESCWELGATVAAGLMS
- a CDS encoding phospho-sugar mutase, whose amino-acid sequence is MQQKPPRLTPELRDMTFRWIADDVDDDSRAELQNLLARAMAGDPDATSELDDRMSGTLTFGTAGIRGPVRAGPNGMNTAVVVRTTAGLAAWLAKRSPGGTVVVGRDARHGSERFAEAAAEVLDAAGFDVRVLPRPLPTPVLAYATLSLGACAGIQITASHNPPADNGYKVFDHTGIQIIPPADSEIEAEIASAPAAVAVPRGRGARTLDDEVLDGYLDRVATLATSGAKELRVAVTPLHGVGGPVVVEALRRAGFSDVHLVEAQAEPDPGFPTVAFPNPEEPGATDLLLHLAEDIDADLAVALDPDADRCAVGARERDGSWRMVTGDEAGVLLGDRLLARTDDGDPLVATTIVSSSLLAEVARARGARHARTLTGFKWLMRAGDGLVYAYEEALGLCVNPDFVKDKDGIAAAVFAADVAAEAKSQGRTLLDLLDELMATHGVSVTGQVAPRFADLAERAAVMERVRTTPPTTLAGVPVTTEELREADALKLTGDQIRVIVRLSGTEPKVKAYLEVTAPAPGPEGLATARDAAMEKLTALREDVAALLSS
- a CDS encoding purine-nucleoside phosphorylase, yielding MNSSSDTQPRDLAAATASVLTDRAGVDAFDVAVVLGSGWRPAADVIGEPEAEIPLGELPGFEKPRAVGHGSTARAVTIGDKRVLVLLGRTHLYEGKGVARVVHSVRTAAAAGVRTVLLTNAAGGLRDGFQVGQPVVISDHLNLTATSPITGANFVDLVDLYSHRLRAVAKEIDPTLAEGVYAGLPGPHYETPAEIRMLRTLGADLVGMSTVLEAIAARAEGVEVFGLSLVTNLAAGITGEPLNHEEVLEAGRASATRMGTLLRELATRA